Proteins encoded in a region of the Leptospira montravelensis genome:
- the hsdR gene encoding EcoAI/FtnUII family type I restriction enzme subunit R gives MNKKSLSERDICSKFINPALEAAGWDLQWQVREEFPITNGRIIVRGKLHTRAKNKRADYVLFYKSNIPIAVIEAKDNRHSVGDGMQQALQYADLLQVPFVFSSNGDSFLFHNKLVSEGNLETELSLNQFPNPESLWKMWKEAQGLDSTQEELVTQDYHSDGSNKSPRYYQILAINKTIEAIAKGQKRLLLVMATGTGKTYTAFQIIWRLWKSKAKKRILFLADRNILVDQTMTNDFKPFGSAMTKIQKRQANKSYEIYLSLYQAVTGTEEEQNIYKQFSPDFFDLIVVDECHRGSAAEDSNWRAILEYFSSATQIGLTATPKETKDVSNIHYFGEPVYTYSLRQGIEDGFLAPYKVIRIDLDKDLSGWRPEKGMRDKYGNEIEDKVYKQSDFDKKVILDKRTELVASKVSEFLKQNDRFHKTIVFCENIDHAERMRQALVNENSDLASQNSKYVMRITGDSEEGKEELDNFIFPESKYPVIATTSKLMTTGVDAQTCKLIVLDQHIQSMTEFKQIIGRGTRINEDFDKYYFTIMDFKRATELFADPDFDGDPVQIYEPKEGEPVTPPESLDEEMDGDVGSSNGVTGFGENESEFDPSLHFDGREFQEGDLPRNRVLKYYVDSVEVRVASERVQYFDANGKLVTESLKDYTRKTVTKEFSTLDEFRKHWNATERKQAILEELANQGVFLEALAEDVGKDVDSFDLICHVVWDKRPLTRRERADRVKKTNYFEKYGEAARKVLDALLEKYADSGVVQIEETQILTINPFPEFGTPMEIIQEFGGIEKYNEAITGLENALYLEIA, from the coding sequence ATGAATAAAAAAAGCCTCTCTGAGCGAGATATATGCTCTAAATTTATTAATCCTGCACTGGAAGCAGCTGGTTGGGATTTGCAGTGGCAAGTGAGAGAGGAATTTCCGATTACAAACGGACGTATTATTGTTCGTGGGAAACTTCATACTAGAGCAAAGAATAAACGTGCAGACTATGTTTTGTTTTATAAATCTAATATTCCGATTGCTGTGATCGAAGCAAAAGACAATAGGCATTCCGTTGGCGATGGGATGCAACAAGCCCTTCAATATGCTGATTTGTTACAAGTTCCATTTGTTTTTAGTTCTAATGGAGATTCTTTTTTATTTCATAACAAACTTGTGAGTGAGGGAAACCTTGAAACTGAATTGAGTTTGAATCAATTTCCAAATCCAGAATCACTTTGGAAAATGTGGAAAGAGGCGCAAGGACTTGACTCAACGCAGGAAGAGCTTGTCACTCAAGATTATCATAGTGATGGATCAAATAAATCACCAAGATACTATCAAATTTTAGCAATTAACAAAACGATCGAGGCCATTGCGAAGGGTCAAAAGCGTCTGCTACTTGTTATGGCAACTGGGACTGGAAAAACATACACAGCATTCCAAATCATTTGGAGGTTATGGAAATCCAAGGCAAAAAAACGAATCTTGTTTTTGGCTGATCGAAATATCTTGGTTGATCAAACAATGACCAATGATTTTAAACCATTTGGATCGGCAATGACCAAAATCCAAAAGAGGCAAGCGAACAAATCGTACGAAATTTATCTTTCTTTGTATCAAGCAGTTACGGGAACAGAAGAAGAACAAAATATTTATAAACAATTTTCGCCAGATTTTTTTGATTTAATCGTAGTGGATGAATGTCATAGGGGAAGTGCAGCAGAAGATTCCAATTGGCGTGCTATACTTGAATACTTTTCTTCTGCGACTCAAATTGGACTAACCGCAACACCCAAAGAAACAAAGGATGTTTCTAATATCCATTATTTTGGGGAACCAGTGTATACATATTCGCTAAGACAAGGGATTGAGGATGGGTTTCTTGCGCCTTACAAAGTGATTCGGATTGACTTAGATAAGGATTTATCGGGCTGGCGACCTGAAAAGGGAATGCGAGATAAGTATGGAAATGAAATTGAAGATAAAGTTTATAAACAAAGTGATTTTGATAAAAAAGTTATCTTAGACAAACGAACGGAACTTGTTGCTTCGAAAGTCAGTGAATTTTTGAAGCAGAACGATCGTTTTCATAAGACCATTGTATTCTGCGAAAATATAGATCATGCGGAAAGGATGAGACAAGCCCTGGTCAATGAAAACAGTGATTTGGCTAGTCAAAACAGTAAGTATGTGATGAGGATTACTGGTGATAGCGAAGAAGGTAAAGAAGAGCTGGATAATTTTATCTTCCCTGAATCCAAATACCCTGTGATTGCAACGACATCCAAACTCATGACAACAGGTGTGGATGCGCAAACATGCAAACTCATTGTTCTTGACCAACACATCCAATCGATGACGGAATTCAAACAAATCATTGGTCGCGGAACACGAATTAACGAAGATTTTGATAAATACTATTTCACAATTATGGATTTTAAACGGGCAACGGAGTTATTTGCGGATCCTGATTTTGATGGAGACCCCGTGCAGATTTATGAACCAAAAGAAGGCGAGCCAGTAACACCTCCGGAATCTTTGGATGAGGAAATGGATGGAGATGTTGGTTCCTCAAATGGTGTGACTGGATTCGGAGAAAATGAATCTGAATTTGATCCTTCTTTACATTTCGATGGAAGAGAATTTCAGGAAGGGGATTTGCCTCGAAATCGGGTATTGAAATACTATGTGGATAGTGTAGAAGTTCGTGTTGCCTCGGAGCGAGTGCAATACTTCGATGCCAATGGAAAACTGGTGACTGAGTCTTTGAAAGATTACACCAGAAAGACTGTAACCAAAGAATTTTCCACTCTTGATGAGTTCCGAAAGCATTGGAATGCCACAGAAAGAAAACAAGCGATCTTAGAAGAATTAGCAAACCAAGGAGTCTTTTTAGAGGCTCTTGCGGAAGATGTAGGAAAGGATGTGGATTCCTTTGATTTGATCTGCCACGTAGTCTGGGACAAACGCCCATTGACAAGACGGGAACGGGCCGACAGAGTTAAAAAAACGAATTACTTTGAGAAGTATGGGGAAGCGGCGCGGAAGGTTTTGGATGCCCTTCTTGAAAAATACGCAGACTCAGGTGTGGTTCAAATTGAAGAAACACAAATCCTTACCATCAATCCATTTCCTGAATTTGGGACACCGATGGAGATCATCCAAGAATTTGGTGGGATTGAAAAATACAACGAAGCCATTACAGGTTTGGAAAATGCACTGTACCTTGAGATAGCATAA
- a CDS encoding type I restriction-modification system subunit M: MAIGTLIKSIQDIMRKDVGVDGDAQRISQMVWLLFLKIFDDKEKEWKLTLKDYKSPLASRFQWSSWASNAEGMTGEELIDFVNNNLFPALKKLATQAGVSAQGRVVGSVFEDAYNYMKSGTLLRQVINTIEEDLDFNNSTDRHLFNDIYEKILADLQSAGNAGEYYTPRAVTQFMVDIIDPKLGETILDPACGTGGFLTTSIEHLKNQTKTAKDKLILQTTIHGVEKKPLPHMLSLTNMMLHGIEVPTNIRHDNTLSRSLVNYGPKDRVDIIITNPPFGGMEEDGIENNFPKKYQTRETADLFMALIMHLLKHDTGRAAVVLPDGFLFGEGTKTNLKRELLEEFNLHTIVRLPKGVFSPYTGINTNLLFFEKRGPTKQVWFFEHPYPPGYKSYSRSKPLTIAEFDLEKKWWNKRKETEFAWKVSAKDIVSRNYNLDFKNPHVVDVVHRDPEELAKEYEEVSKELNQVRDKLKQELMKALGGMP; encoded by the coding sequence ATGGCAATTGGAACTTTAATTAAGTCGATTCAAGATATTATGCGGAAAGACGTGGGTGTTGATGGTGATGCCCAACGAATCAGCCAGATGGTTTGGTTACTCTTTTTAAAGATCTTTGATGATAAAGAAAAAGAATGGAAACTGACCCTCAAAGATTATAAATCCCCACTTGCCTCAAGGTTTCAATGGAGCAGTTGGGCCTCCAATGCCGAAGGGATGACCGGGGAAGAGCTCATTGATTTTGTGAACAATAATCTTTTTCCTGCGTTAAAGAAACTGGCAACCCAGGCCGGTGTGAGTGCACAAGGAAGAGTGGTTGGAAGTGTTTTTGAGGATGCTTACAACTATATGAAGTCTGGCACCTTACTTCGACAGGTGATCAACACCATCGAAGAAGATTTGGATTTTAATAATTCCACCGACAGGCATTTGTTTAATGATATTTATGAAAAAATCCTGGCAGATTTGCAATCTGCAGGAAACGCAGGGGAATACTATACTCCGAGGGCAGTGACTCAGTTTATGGTGGATATCATTGATCCGAAATTGGGGGAAACCATTTTGGATCCGGCTTGTGGGACAGGTGGGTTTCTCACCACATCCATCGAACACTTAAAAAATCAGACCAAAACTGCAAAAGACAAACTGATTTTACAAACCACCATTCACGGTGTGGAAAAAAAGCCACTTCCTCATATGCTTTCTCTCACCAATATGATGTTACATGGAATTGAAGTTCCTACCAATATTCGCCATGACAATACACTCAGCCGTTCGCTTGTAAATTATGGCCCGAAAGATCGTGTGGATATCATAATCACAAATCCTCCGTTTGGTGGGATGGAAGAAGATGGGATTGAAAACAATTTCCCTAAAAAATACCAGACTCGAGAAACTGCTGATTTGTTTATGGCCCTCATCATGCACCTTCTGAAACATGATACGGGTCGTGCGGCAGTGGTGCTTCCCGATGGGTTTTTGTTTGGAGAAGGAACTAAAACCAATCTAAAACGAGAGTTACTCGAAGAATTTAACTTACATACAATTGTTCGCCTTCCCAAAGGAGTATTTAGTCCCTATACGGGGATCAATACCAATCTCCTTTTTTTCGAAAAGAGAGGCCCTACCAAACAAGTTTGGTTTTTTGAACATCCGTATCCACCTGGGTACAAATCGTATTCACGTTCCAAACCTTTAACGATTGCGGAATTTGATCTCGAAAAAAAATGGTGGAACAAACGAAAGGAAACCGAATTTGCCTGGAAGGTGAGTGCCAAAGACATTGTTTCCCGCAACTACAATTTGGATTTTAAAAATCCGCATGTGGTGGATGTGGTGCACCGAGATCCAGAGGAACTCGCAAAGGAATACGAAGAAGTTTCCAAGGAACTAAACCAGGTAAGAGACAAACTCAAACAAGAATTGATGAAAGCGTTAGGTGGGATGCCTTAG
- a CDS encoding DUF3800 domain-containing protein — MYFMYIDESGDPGKEIAEVGQARKGSSHYIVSGIIIPMTEWRTYLNTFVNLRRAIKQQYEIPVRLEVKGSEFINPRDNIFLKKLNRSKRIHIYQSILTDITSQMNQAKILNVVYRKENRSFGLDEDIQEDCWKFLITRFNTFLEKKGNEYGILFSDETNEPKLRGLVRKMRIYNPVPSLYSSKPRMANINQILEDPVIRKSEHSYFVQIADLIAHALYRNLYPKGSYKKYNVDCLFDILDPILLKEASKKDARGIVYV, encoded by the coding sequence ATGTATTTTATGTATATAGATGAATCTGGGGATCCTGGAAAAGAAATTGCAGAAGTAGGACAAGCAAGAAAAGGTTCATCGCATTACATCGTATCTGGCATTATAATTCCAATGACTGAGTGGCGGACCTATCTAAATACATTTGTTAATCTACGTCGAGCAATCAAACAGCAGTATGAAATTCCTGTTCGCTTGGAAGTGAAAGGTTCAGAGTTTATCAATCCTAGAGATAATATTTTTCTAAAGAAATTGAATCGGAGCAAACGAATTCATATCTATCAATCCATTCTGACCGACATTACATCGCAAATGAATCAGGCAAAAATTTTGAATGTCGTATACCGAAAAGAAAATCGATCATTTGGTCTGGATGAGGATATTCAAGAAGATTGTTGGAAATTTTTAATCACTCGCTTTAATACATTTTTAGAGAAAAAAGGAAATGAGTATGGGATTCTTTTTTCTGATGAAACGAATGAGCCAAAATTAAGAGGACTTGTTCGAAAGATGCGAATCTATAATCCTGTTCCAAGTTTGTATTCTAGCAAACCCCGAATGGCTAACATAAATCAAATTCTGGAAGATCCTGTGATTCGGAAATCAGAACACTCGTATTTTGTGCAGATTGCCGACTTGATTGCACATGCATTGTATCGCAATTTATATCCAAAAGGAAGTTACAAGAAATATAACGTGGATTGTCTTTTTGATATTTTGGATCCAATTCTATTAAAGGAAGCTAGTAAAAAAGATGCACGAGGCATTGTATATGTATGA
- a CDS encoding restriction endonuclease subunit S — protein sequence MPNSLNPLLQTHFDTALEHPNGIKKLRELILTLAMQGKLVPQDPNDQASSELLKEIQAEKARLVAEGKVKKTEALLAVKEEEKPFVLPKGWEWVRLGDVSVHNSGKTLDKGRNSGIHREYITTSNLYWGFFELEELRQMPFREEELFRCTATKGDLLICEGGEAGRAAVWNYDKDICFQNHIHRVRFLNKGNPYYFFRFFQKLDFTGEIKNYRKGVAISSISSATLGNISLPLPPLTEQKRIVEKIDELFLLCDELETLKKSKESKRKDLHQSVITQMLEGDSQKSFQKHFQFLTTHFQELYSVKENVKELRKAVLQLAVMGKLVEQDPKDQPANELLKEIQAEKARLVAEGKVKKSESLPPVKEEEKPFVIPEGWEWVRLGEVCEAVDYGTSEKANTSKGVPILRMNNIQDGKLDISNLKFVSEKIKDLPRLFLKNLDLIFNRTNSYELVGKTAIFYGEEKSVTLASYLIRATIFKYIHIEYLNFYMNSRICRLNEIEPHITQQTNQANFSGSKLKMIKVPLPPLAEQKRIVEKVDQLLALCDELEERIGKAEEKRGEILEGMVRGE from the coding sequence ATGCCAAACTCCCTAAACCCACTCCTCCAAACCCATTTTGACACCGCCCTCGAACACCCCAACGGAATCAAAAAACTCCGTGAACTCATCCTAACCCTTGCCATGCAAGGAAAACTGGTTCCTCAGGATCCCAACGACCAGGCATCAAGTGAACTCCTAAAAGAAATCCAAGCGGAGAAGGCGCGTTTGGTGGCCGAAGGGAAGGTAAAGAAGACTGAGGCTTTGCTAGCGGTGAAGGAAGAGGAAAAGCCGTTTGTCCTTCCCAAAGGATGGGAGTGGGTGAGGTTAGGGGATGTTTCTGTACACAATTCTGGAAAGACATTAGATAAAGGAAGAAATTCTGGTATTCACCGAGAATATATTACGACCTCAAATCTATATTGGGGATTTTTTGAATTAGAAGAATTACGACAGATGCCTTTTAGAGAAGAAGAATTATTTCGATGCACTGCCACGAAGGGAGATTTGTTAATTTGTGAAGGAGGCGAGGCCGGTAGAGCAGCAGTCTGGAATTACGATAAGGATATTTGCTTTCAAAATCATATTCATAGAGTAAGATTTTTGAATAAAGGGAATCCTTATTATTTCTTTAGATTCTTCCAAAAATTAGATTTTACTGGAGAGATAAAAAATTATAGAAAAGGAGTTGCCATTTCTAGCATCTCTAGCGCAACACTAGGAAACATCTCTCTCCCCCTTCCTCCACTTACCGAACAAAAACGGATCGTAGAAAAGATCGATGAGCTTTTTCTGTTATGCGACGAACTGGAAACACTCAAAAAATCCAAAGAGTCCAAACGAAAAGACCTCCATCAATCAGTCATTACACAGATGTTAGAAGGCGATTCGCAGAAAAGTTTTCAAAAACACTTTCAATTTCTCACAACTCATTTCCAGGAACTCTATTCTGTGAAAGAGAATGTCAAAGAACTGCGAAAGGCAGTGTTGCAATTGGCGGTGATGGGGAAACTTGTAGAGCAAGATCCAAAGGATCAGCCAGCGAATGAGTTGTTGAAAGAGATCCAAGCGGAGAAGGCGCGTTTGGTGGCGGAAGGGAAGGTGAAGAAGAGTGAGTCGTTGCCACCGGTGAAGGAAGAAGAGAAGCCGTTTGTGATTCCGGAAGGATGGGAGTGGGTGCGGTTGGGGGAGGTGTGTGAAGCAGTAGACTACGGTACATCTGAAAAAGCCAATACTTCCAAGGGCGTACCAATTCTAAGAATGAATAATATCCAGGATGGGAAATTGGATATTAGTAATTTGAAGTTTGTGTCAGAAAAGATAAAGGATCTTCCAAGATTATTTTTAAAAAACTTAGATTTGATTTTCAATAGGACAAATAGCTACGAGTTAGTTGGGAAAACTGCAATTTTTTATGGAGAAGAGAAATCTGTTACACTTGCCTCTTATCTTATTCGAGCGACAATATTTAAATATATTCATATCGAATATTTAAATTTCTATATGAATTCTAGAATTTGCCGTTTAAATGAAATTGAACCACATATTACTCAACAAACTAACCAAGCTAACTTTAGCGGATCAAAATTGAAGATGATCAAAGTTCCTCTTCCTCCACTTGCCGAACAAAAACGGATTGTGGAAAAGGTAGACCAGCTTTTGGCGTTATGCGATGAGTTGGAAGAAAGGATAGGGAAGGCGGAGGAAAAGAGGGGCGAGATTTTGGAGGGGATGGTGCGGGGAGAATGA
- a CDS encoding ATP-dependent nuclease, with product MRLKTVYISKYKNLKDFTMNFEGDSFLDIFVGKNGSGKSNLFEALIEIFRHLYEFDSRNIQIDFDYLIHYEIESAPIVISWTDNKLRINEVVRKSIGRTPIPDNLLIYYSGHNAKVSDLVLHYEELFKKRIKKASTDESSKFKGINKGYKNLLLSLIMIQAEENKARKFIIRQLGIRNISSELKLKLRRPFYANKKTIIDPGDSETHYWGAKGITKSFLDRLLTCKAEGSTHKDGYQEKEDIYIFYLDIKKIRKEFKSDSSQQLFREFDNLKTIEMLENISVDIHLSDGTQADVEHFSDGQFQSVYIYSILELFKDRNCIMLLDEPDSFLHPEWQFEFLGKLLEISEHPVKNNHVLMSSHSASTIAFSGIDYINSLSIEQSKVVSNKVPIKEVIKSLSAGLIKYSEDERILRIDRALRMTDKSVLFVEGPTDVLILETAYQKLYNEEDMPFLIQDAFDRGFIKILLLRSEIYANYQNKTFFGLFDFDEAYNDWRELPGDLVEEEICNGLCKKLRNREAFAFLLPLPQNELKNQVWNDNNPVDKVKANPCFSIEHLFWGLTETNCYFKENNRNLEKEFIFKGDKIHFAKEIVPNLPGEAFKPLRPMFDFIRGKL from the coding sequence ATGCGGTTGAAGACTGTCTATATTAGCAAATATAAAAATTTAAAAGATTTCACGATGAACTTTGAAGGGGATAGTTTTCTAGATATATTTGTTGGTAAAAATGGAAGCGGGAAATCAAACTTATTTGAAGCTCTTATTGAGATATTCAGACATTTGTATGAGTTTGATAGCAGAAATATTCAAATTGATTTCGATTATTTAATTCATTATGAAATTGAATCAGCCCCGATCGTTATATCTTGGACAGACAATAAACTGCGAATTAACGAAGTTGTCAGGAAATCCATTGGAAGGACACCGATACCAGATAATCTCTTAATTTATTATTCAGGTCACAATGCAAAAGTTTCAGATCTTGTGCTTCATTATGAAGAATTATTTAAAAAAAGAATAAAAAAAGCATCAACTGATGAATCTAGTAAATTCAAAGGAATAAATAAAGGTTACAAAAATCTTCTTCTTTCGTTGATAATGATACAAGCCGAGGAAAATAAAGCTAGAAAATTCATTATCAGACAACTTGGGATTCGAAATATCAGTTCAGAACTAAAATTGAAACTAAGAAGACCATTCTATGCTAACAAGAAAACCATCATCGATCCGGGTGATTCTGAAACTCACTACTGGGGAGCAAAAGGTATTACGAAGTCTTTTTTAGATCGGCTACTAACTTGCAAGGCAGAAGGGTCAACGCACAAAGATGGGTATCAGGAGAAAGAAGATATTTATATATTTTATCTTGATATTAAGAAAATAAGGAAAGAATTCAAGTCTGATTCATCACAACAATTGTTTCGTGAATTCGATAATTTGAAAACTATAGAAATGCTTGAGAATATTTCCGTCGATATTCATCTCTCTGATGGAACACAAGCTGATGTTGAACATTTTAGTGATGGCCAATTTCAGTCGGTTTACATCTACTCCATTCTTGAATTATTTAAAGATCGAAATTGTATAATGCTACTAGATGAACCTGATTCTTTCCTACATCCTGAATGGCAATTTGAATTTTTAGGTAAACTCTTGGAAATTTCTGAACATCCAGTTAAAAATAACCATGTATTAATGAGCAGCCATAGTGCATCTACGATAGCGTTTTCTGGAATTGATTATATAAATTCATTAAGTATCGAGCAATCGAAAGTAGTCTCAAATAAAGTTCCAATCAAGGAAGTAATAAAATCATTGTCAGCCGGATTAATAAAATATTCTGAAGATGAAAGAATTTTAAGAATAGATAGAGCTTTGCGAATGACTGATAAATCAGTTTTGTTCGTTGAAGGACCAACAGATGTGTTAATATTGGAGACGGCCTATCAAAAGTTATATAATGAAGAAGATATGCCATTTCTCATTCAGGACGCTTTTGACCGAGGCTTCATAAAAATATTATTGTTGCGCTCTGAAATTTATGCCAACTATCAGAATAAAACTTTCTTTGGATTATTTGATTTTGATGAAGCTTATAATGATTGGCGTGAGTTACCTGGCGATTTGGTTGAAGAAGAAATTTGTAATGGATTATGCAAAAAACTTAGAAACAGAGAAGCATTTGCGTTCTTATTACCTTTACCACAAAATGAATTGAAAAACCAAGTTTGGAATGATAACAATCCTGTCGATAAAGTAAAAGCTAATCCTTGTTTTAGCATAGAACATCTATTTTGGGGATTAACGGAAACGAACTGTTATTTTAAGGAAAATAATAGAAATTTAGAAAAGGAATTCATATTTAAGGGAGATAAAATACATTTCGCAAAAGAGATTGTTCCTAATTTGCCAGGAGAGGCATTTAAGCCACTTCGGCCCATGTTTGACTTTATCCGAGGCAAATTGTAA
- a CDS encoding DUF2971 domain-containing protein, whose product MTHFLDQFDHGENSQYLFHYCKLDQRKFDSILKSQIYLDDVRNFNDPYELHYLHTADSDDWAEQAKDYCKENDLPYDQDTFQKFIDRISSDPVERETAMIRMAENYSVCCFSRELLNPIMWAHYADNHKGICLIYGFDLGIGEGNLVGIPDLDGKQISMFLDDVSYQDTFPVFSAKKDPNTEMKNRKILSTKGKVWEYEKEVRIVSKRRPGLVSIKEKSLKGICFGLRFPKLSIEMYVSFLQKRFSWLKFYQIEKEIKTYEIKVFQL is encoded by the coding sequence ATGACTCATTTTTTGGATCAATTCGATCACGGAGAAAACTCTCAATATTTATTTCATTATTGTAAACTCGATCAAAGAAAGTTTGATTCGATTCTAAAATCTCAAATTTATTTGGATGATGTTAGAAATTTCAACGATCCATATGAATTGCATTATTTACATACTGCCGATTCAGATGATTGGGCAGAACAAGCAAAAGATTATTGCAAAGAGAATGATCTACCTTACGATCAGGATACATTTCAAAAATTTATAGATAGAATAAGTTCTGATCCAGTTGAAAGGGAAACTGCAATGATCCGAATGGCAGAAAACTATTCCGTTTGCTGCTTCTCTCGTGAACTATTAAATCCTATTATGTGGGCTCATTATGCTGACAATCATAAAGGCATCTGTTTGATTTATGGATTTGATCTGGGAATTGGAGAAGGAAATCTCGTAGGGATACCTGACCTCGATGGGAAACAAATCTCTATGTTTCTCGATGATGTTAGTTATCAGGATACTTTTCCTGTATTTTCCGCAAAGAAAGATCCGAATACTGAAATGAAGAATAGAAAGATTCTATCAACAAAGGGAAAAGTGTGGGAGTATGAGAAGGAAGTAAGAATCGTTTCCAAGCGAAGACCCGGGTTAGTGTCTATAAAAGAAAAATCGTTGAAAGGAATTTGTTTTGGATTGCGATTCCCAAAATTATCAATTGAAATGTATGTTTCCTTTTTACAAAAGAGATTCAGTTGGCTTAAGTTTTATCAAATTGAAAAGGAGATTAAGACATACGAAATTAAAGTATTTCAACTTTAG